From Spirosoma aerolatum, one genomic window encodes:
- a CDS encoding DUF418 domain-containing protein: MKTIYAIDRPVLSNRIYILDTLRGFALLGIAVVHFGGHFLATVPPPSLHPYNPVSPSDFSALDILVDQMQSIFFWGIPFPIFSLLFGISFFIQMDQTAKIGQPFVWRMVWRLVVLFGIGYVHSLFYTGDVLMMYAVLGLLLIPLRRARNWVLLGIGLFFTFNMPWFLLRVGSVLSPPNAAQVAASKAFLVNFMKLAEVEYYTKQNGSLADIMSLTASIGVKNVFFGQFVTGRMFISFGLFVLGLWVGRQRLFTDTPNHRAIFRSLLLISSIIAILSTAIWAYLTNALSGWAPLPGWQEVFAQTAYTTQWVSLTAVYIAGVTLLIWHKQARFLQPLILTGRMGLTLYIGLSIVGALIYMGYGLGQLGKLGMAASVGLGIITFGVFTVFANRWFVYYQYGPIEWLWRTLTHWKIQPWRRKTTDLIAA, translated from the coding sequence ATGAAAACTATATATGCAATTGATCGACCTGTATTATCTAACCGTATTTACATTCTGGACACCTTACGGGGATTTGCGCTCTTGGGCATTGCGGTTGTGCATTTTGGCGGACATTTTTTAGCAACAGTCCCTCCTCCTTCGCTCCACCCTTACAATCCGGTTTCGCCTTCCGACTTTTCTGCGTTAGACATACTGGTCGATCAGATGCAGTCGATTTTTTTCTGGGGAATACCATTCCCTATATTCTCGCTCTTATTTGGTATCAGCTTCTTTATCCAGATGGATCAGACGGCTAAAATAGGGCAGCCTTTTGTTTGGCGAATGGTCTGGCGTTTGGTCGTACTTTTCGGAATTGGGTATGTTCATAGTCTCTTTTATACAGGCGATGTACTAATGATGTATGCTGTGCTTGGGTTGCTTCTGATTCCATTAAGACGGGCTAGAAATTGGGTTTTGTTAGGGATCGGCTTGTTTTTTACTTTTAATATGCCCTGGTTTCTTCTTCGAGTTGGATCCGTATTATCTCCACCCAATGCAGCTCAGGTAGCTGCTAGTAAAGCCTTTCTGGTCAATTTTATGAAGCTGGCCGAAGTAGAATATTATACCAAACAAAATGGTTCCTTGGCCGACATTATGAGTTTAACGGCAAGTATTGGCGTGAAAAATGTGTTTTTTGGGCAGTTTGTAACAGGTAGGATGTTTATATCCTTTGGATTGTTTGTGCTGGGACTATGGGTTGGTCGGCAACGTTTGTTTACAGATACCCCCAATCATCGCGCTATTTTCCGTTCACTATTACTTATATCCAGTATAATTGCTATCCTTTCAACGGCTATATGGGCCTATCTGACCAATGCTCTTTCAGGCTGGGCACCTTTACCTGGCTGGCAGGAAGTATTTGCTCAAACAGCTTACACAACTCAATGGGTGTCATTAACAGCCGTATACATAGCTGGGGTTACCCTTCTGATTTGGCATAAACAGGCCCGGTTCCTACAACCCCTGATTCTGACAGGAAGAATGGGACTGACTCTATATATCGGTCTATCTATTGTTGGCGCACTGATTTATATGGGTTACGGACTTGGTCAATTAGGCAAGTTAGGCATGGCCGCTTCAGTAGGCTTAGGTATAATTACTTTTGGGGTTTTCACAGTGTTTGCCAATCGATGGTTTGTCTACTATCAGTATGGGCCGATAGAATGGCTCTGGCGTACATTGACCCATTGGAAAATCCAACCCTGGCGAAGAAAAACAACCGATCTGATTGCTGCTTAG